Genomic window (Rhododendron vialii isolate Sample 1 chromosome 4a, ASM3025357v1):
TGGAGAATAGGCCCTAGAATGAGGTTGTTCAAAGCCTGAGGGATTTGATTCAATGAGATGGCCGGAACTCTAGCTTCGAATGATGGGGAATCAACAGCTTCGAAGCAGGGGACTGGATCTTGACCTGGAAGAGATGCTACTAGGTAAACTCGATCAATTGGTGCTGGTTCACTAGCATCATTAACTGAGACTATAATGCGTTCGGATGCAACCAAAGCAATAGCCACTCAAACTGATGGGTAAGCTGTTTACTCGGATAAGGAGTGAATAAACTGGATCCACTTCCAAATCAACCCTGGCTACTCACGATCGACCTGGAAAGAATGCTGCGATTGATACATTGACTGGTTTCAAGATAAACAACAAAATCCGCTACTCTTAGTTAACTGCATCTTGAACTGCCTCTCTAGCTATTAGTGGTGTTGTTATTGTTGGGTGGTTAACTGGTTCTTCAATTGGAGAAAGATAATCTGTATCTGGAACTCCATCTACTACTGGGTCTCGATCAACCCTTGCCTTTGCTGGTGGTTATGGATCCACTGAATCAACGGGTAGAACTTTGACCAGATCAATATCTATTTGACTTGTATAGGTATCTACTAATACTGATAGGTGTATACTTGAGTGACTAAAGTGAAATGATTAGGCATTTGTCAGTAATTTGGCTTATGCTCGTGCTCGGCCTACTGAAGAAGACAGAGTCCGGGGGCCGGCCTGGTGTGGTTTTACCTCCTAACTACGGATGAGTAGCTGCCCTTTGTTCAATTTCACACCCTTGTGTGTGAgatcgatatatatatatatcttattGGGATCATGTTCGTAGAGTGAAGGGCTTATACAAAAGATTATGGTAGTCGTTATGAAGCATTAGCAGCAGATTCCCTCTAGAGCAGGTAAATAGCTAGAGTAGGAGCTAACCAATTTCATCATTTCGAAAGATAGTTGCCATATCTAGTACTAGTCAGGGTTGAATAAGCGCTAAGAGCATAGCTAGAGGCGCCCCCATAGTCACATTTCATCCAATTGACCAGGCCCAGCAACGGAGCAAGCATAGGCTAAGGTGGTAGCATCTCACCTGCTAAGCCGTTGAACCATCCGATAGCTATTCTAGCAAGCTACCTCACCTACTAGCTAATggaacaaataaaaaacaaatgtgCAAGCAATCTCACCTACCTCTACTTATTGATTCTACTGAACCAAGAAAGGTAATCCATATCCGCTGCCTGAAGTCACTCCTCAAGAGGTTTCTCATCCATAGCAGCAGGAATGGACCTAAAAGTCCAGTCATATGAGTAGGAGGATCTATCGGCACCCATACCACTCCATCGATTGGTTGAGTACACCGCTACCCCGCTCCCAACTCTCAGGACTATAAAGAGAAATCTCTACCAGGAGAGAGCGAAAGACCACTTACTAACAGTTAGGGAAGGAGACCAAGCTACTCAACCAGGGGGGAAGAGCTATTCTTGTACATATGCTCATCTGGATACCGAGCTACTAGACTAGACGAGTAATTGTTGCATTTATTGTTGCCTTTAGTTTAGGCAGGAATAGCGAACTAGTATCTTACACAATTAGTAGGACACGCTACCATTTCCTCACTATGCAAAGTCTCGGAACCCTTTACTTCAAATCATAATGTGACCTATAGCTTCAGGTTCCACACGACCCTTAGGACAAAAAATAGGATCAAGAATAGGATCATAAGACGAAGGCAAGCCAGAGAGAAACCGAGCCACATGCATAGACTTACACTGACGCTGCATAACCAGAACATCGGCACATTCTTGATACACCTAGATCACTTCTTCTCTCTTCATCTGTACCCAGAGTCTTTTGGGGTGAAGCTGTCCTTACAGCAGTTTATCTGCTTCATCTCCTGCCCACTCCTGTGCTCAATTGGGATTCTCCATTTTCTCGGCTGTTTGGTCGTATCCCTTGCTACAATGACCTTTGTGTTTTTGGTTGTGCATGTTATCCTCACTTAGGTGCTTATGTTACTAACAAATTATTGCCAAGAACAATGGAATGTGTGTTTCTAGGGTACAGGTTGCAGCACAAGGGCTATAGGTGTTTGGATCCTGTCACTGGCCGGGTATATGTCTCTCGGCATGTGCGCTTTGATGAGACCACATATCCGTATGCCTTGCGCCATTATGCCTCCAACTCTCCAGCCGATTCAGACATTGCCATTGTGCCAGTTCTGCCACCTGCAGCTACATGTCCACATTCTACAAGACCATGTTCTCGGCAGACCTCATTCACTTTACCTACTGCTTCAGGCTCTATCTCCGAGTACCCATTTACTCTATACTGATCTACTTCCATTTCCACTTTCAGTAAGTGAGCCCGGgattttctctttgtttgtttgtttgctccTCTTTTCCCGAGTTCCCACAGTATACACCAAAGGGAGGGGACCACACATCTTCTTCAAGGTAATTTCCCTGAACTCTcacattttcttctttctttttgtgtttgcACTTTTTTCATTTCCACAGAATAAGAAAACTTCATagtgtaaaaagaaaaaaaaaaaaccccacatgtttttcttatttctttgttttttttacacttACTACCTTCAATTTGTTCAGAAACGTTTTCCATTTCCAACTATTATTGCCTTTAgtagaggccggggcacacgattgcgtgtgccccggcctcgATCAAGGTACAAAAGGTTAAACTTTGACAACCTAAGGCACTCGCAAAAAGGCAGGGATAGGCACCTTTAGCCCACCTTATTGTGTAGAGACATTCCCACAACTTGAACTCCTTCCCAAGCGCAAGCAAAGATAACACTTGACATCATCCAATTGACAACATGCTCTACTAGAAACTAATCAAAATGCACATTCTAACTCGTGGGCCAAAGGCCCAAAGAGGAGCAATAAATTGTAACCTCTCCCAGAAAAAATCTTGGGCAAGCTTTCTAGTACTTCCCTCAAACTAAACCCCACATACCCACTGTAATTGCCAATGGATAGTTTTAATGCTTGTATGTCCATTATTTTCCCACACAATGTTCTAAAAGGAGGTCAACTAATCCCCGCCTAGTTGGTCgtccaacgcctagattaggTCGCCAAATAGTCAGCGCCTAGTCCCCGCCTAGGCACTAGGCGCCCTTTTCCGCTcaactagcgcctagcgatttttagaacattgttcCCACATAACCGACCATATCAATGTCATGGCACGGCAGGATGAACTGCAAATCATAAATGATAGTAAGACCTGAGACAAGGAATATGAGCCAGTCAACTTTAACCTAATCTAAGCCATGCCCACACATGCAATTCTTAACTGCACTTCACATATATCTGACAACAAGGCGGGAGAATGTAATCTTCAGTTAAATGCAGAACCAAGCACTTAAATAACACATATTGGTTGCATAATCAGCTACTGAAAAAGGCAGTGCAATTACATAGCTGTGATCACCAACCTTTCCGGCAATATCAGGTGCTGATCCATGTACAGCCTCGGCAAGAGCAATGCCGCCTTCACCAATATTGCAGCTGTGCACAGGCAAAAGCATAAGAACTTGTGCAAGTTTCAAATTCACTTATATAATGACTTGCAGAGAACAAAGCATATACCTTGGTGTTAAGCCCAAGCCCCCAATCAATCCAGCACAAAGGTCACTGATAATATCACCATAAAGATTGGGCATCACTAGAACATCAAAAAGTGCTGGATTCTTCACAAGCTGTAATATTAAAAGAAAGGCAAGTATTAGTGTAACTCCCTAACTTCTCTGTCAAGTATGAAGATTCCAATCCACAAACATTGGATAGGCAtgcttttgttttgaaaacaaaattgttGTATGGCTTCTCAATGGCATTTGATATCACAATGCATTGTGCTTACACAATACTTAATATAGGCCATACAGTAGCTTGATGGAACAGATACCAACACCACTATGGGATATCATAGAATTATTAACAAATAGACATGCTTGCACAATCCCATTCAAAGAGAGAATTGTTTATACCATCATACAACAGTTGTCGATGACAACTTCCTCATATTTTATCTCAGGGTACTTCTCTGCAACCTCACGACAACACTGTAAAACCGAATAAAGTCACTATTGCACCATGAACAAACCAATAAAGTCAATTTTTGAAGTTTAAGCATTTCCAATAGTCAGACCTTCAGAAAAAGACCGTCAGTTTTCTGCATGATGTTGGCTTTGTGTATTGCTGATACTCTATCTCTCCCATGGCTCTTGGCATAATGAAAGGCATATTCAGCCACCCTGAGACTTGCTTGACGAGTAATAATCTTAAGACTTTCAACAACACCCCTCACCACCTGACACCAGATGGTGGAACTCCGTCACACCAACAGGCAATGGAAATATCTTGAATGTAGTACAATAAACTCACCTGATGTTCCAGGCCACTATACTCCCCCTCTGTGTTTTCACGGATGGTAATGAGGTCTACATCATCATAACGAGTCTTGTATCCCGGGAGACTGTAGCAAGGTCTAACGTTAGCATACAAATTGAGTTCTTTCCTTAATGTAAGGTTCAGTGACCTATGACCCTTTCCAATTGGTGTGGCCATTGGCCCTTTCAAGCCAACCTTATTCTTCCGTACAGATTCCAAGCTTTCCCACGTCAGAAAACTCTGGGTTCTGGGATCAATTTCATTCCCCACATAGTGTTCATCCCATTCAATTGGCACTTCAGCAGCTTTGAATACCTGCATTAGTGAAAAAGATAACGCACTTTCAAACAGaaatatcaaaaaaacaaacactaCAACAACCAAAGTGAACCTATTATATCCAAATGTTTATTCATCACAATAGTCTCCCTCTTTACTCATTAGCTCAGAAGTTTCGGAGAGATACATTATCATCTCACAAGAAGAAGTTTGTACAATCACTTCATGACCTAAACATAGGGTAAttagggcctgtttgataaaactgaaaactgaaactgaatgctgaaaaattaagtactgaaagctgaatgctgaattttttaagctaaaaaactgtttggtaaacatattaagtactgaattaaaaaaatgataaattaattttagttttgattctctcttaatttactaatggtcacaatgtacttataataatggtggaatggtgattgtggtggtggtgtgttggtggtgatggagtggcggcggcggtggtggtggtgttggagtgctggcgatagtggtgtaatggtggtggtggagcgatggtgatgtaacggtggcagtgagtggtggtggcagtggagtGATTGTGTAATGGTGACAGTGAGTGGTGTCAGTGgagtgatagttgtgcaatggtagcattgtggtggtggcggcggcgacggtgtggtagtggtggtggtggtggtggaggagtagtagtggtggtggtggagtggtggtgatggtggcaaagtggtggtggtggtggtgatggtggcgaagtggttgtaggagtggtggtggtggtggtggtggtggtggttatggtgattaaatgcaagtacacaagaattcagtcagaattaagtagctcaaagctacttaaattttttcaactttttaacttacattttacgtagcacttaatttgttaagcaatgtataatgtcgttatcaaacctactgaatcacttattacttaattgattcagtttgaagtgttgaatttaggttatcaaacaagccttAAGTGCAGGACTTAATAGAAAATGGGCAATCAACTCAAAATGCTGTCTGGCAGCAAAGTACAATTATAAAGAAATGCTAAATGCCTAAAATTAAATCATAAGCTTCAAGCTTTGCAAGTTTCTACAATCACTTCATAACCTTAAACATAGGCATCATAAACTTCAAGCTTTGCAAGTTTCTACAATCACTTCATAACCTTAAACATAGGTTGATTAGTGCAAGACTGAGTAGAAAATCAGCAATCAACTCAAAATGCTGTCCGGCAGCCAACTACAATAATTATGAAATGCTAAATTTAAATCATAAACTTCAAGACGGGcatagaaaatgaaaaagaaaaacttaaaaCTTTTCCAAACTATCCATTTAACTTAAGAGAGCTACAGACAATGGAACatgataaaaaaattgactacACTTTCAATCtaagatatttaaaaaatcaactcgactATAACAAAAAGCACATCAAACAATACattctattttctctttccCCTGTTTTCGTAGCAAGCACACAGTAATTAGTTTGAGGTACAAAAAGTGGCACGCACACCTGATAAGCCCACAAAAGTGTGTTTATTCGGGCTTATCTCGCTCATTTTTTGCCACGCTCACGCGCATAACTCTTTGATTTTGAATGATATTGCGCGAAAGGTGCGTTTTTGGTGTTTACAGGTTTTCTTTGAGAAATAAGGTGTATTCAACACCACGGACTCACTCCAACGTCGATCAATGGAGCAATGACTGAATCCGGGGAAGCATCGTCGAAGCCCCGGAGAGTTTGAACAAGCTCAGAATGAAGCTGCTATGAAAGGCTGCGAGCCCAGGAAGCCTACCGGTGGGgatcaatgcctaccggtaCAAACCCATACCTACCGGTAGAGAACCTTTCCTACCGGTTCAAATTCATTCCAGTAAGGCCATAATCTGCACCGTTCAAGACCTACAGGTAGGGGTAGGGCTGTCCATCAAACCGACCCACCCAACCACCCGACCCGACTCGACCCGAAAATAGAAAGAACGGACGGGTCCGATCATCCATTCGGGTCGGGGTCGGATTGATTTCGTCGGGTTTCACATTTAGTCGGTCGGGTGTCGGATGCACCAGATAACTTCTCGGatgacccgacccgaccgacGATATTtgtataaaagcaaaaaaacccTATTTCCTCACATTTTGTCACCGACCTTTTCTAATTCTTCTCCACCTCCACTGCTTTTTCTTCGGTCTCACTGTACCGGTCCCACCCAGTCACCCACAATCCTCCAACCCCCCTAATCGATCGACGGATTGAGTCATCAGACGATCACCCAAGAAGGCAAGAACCCTAATCTAGGTCTCCGTGACTCGGAACCTCCGCCTATAGtggttcgtctctctctctctctctcaagaactaAATGCTCTTTTTTAGATCGAGATCCGCTCATGGTACcgtctctctcgctctctctctctgtctttgtgtgtgtgtgtgtgtccgaAATAGGAACAAGAAAATGGGGGCAATGGACAATGGTGGCTGTCCCAAATTACAACAACCATGAAGAAAGGGGAGGCGAGAGGTTGCTTTCCGGAAAACAAGGGAGTAGTTGCCTGAttcttgcttctttttttgttttttgttttttttttgtatggcTGCTGTTTGGGTTGGCTGGAAATGTTGATCTGGTGATGGTTGATGATGTTGCAGTTGCAGTTGCACAATTcttgcttctttctttctctctctctctttctgtatGGGTGCTGCAGTGTTGCTGATAGTTGAATCTGGATGACTGGATCTTCGGGAGACCAAACCtggccgaacccgacccgaacTCATCAGCACTCGGTTCAGTTGGAATCCGACCAGTGTTTCGGTCAGGCTCGGGTGGCAATTAACTAATCCGACAAAATTCGGGGTcgggtcggacccgacccgaccccgAGCAAATCCGACCGATGGACAGCCCTGGGTAAGGGATCAGTGCCTACTGGCAAGATCTCAGTCTCAAGCAGCATCTTGTTTTGGTTCGAAGTCGTCCTACCGGTAGGGGGTCAGTGCCTACCGGTAGAAGGTTCCCAGATTCTGCagatttgtattttctttttctttttcttttgtaactaaAAAGGGGTAGTATATAAACTCCCCTTTACACGTTTTTAGGGTTATCTTTTCGTTTTGAGAGTTAGCTCTTTCTCTTTCTACCTCCCTCTCATCTTCAACTCTCAATCTCTCTTAAATAGGGCATTGATTGTTGGGTTTTGGGGTGGTTGgacttcattaaagttgtaagtgTCCTCGGGATCTTTAGTAATCTAGCCTTTATTTCTGTTTTCAGTCATGttttcatatctctctctcttttcccttgTTCATTCCATGCTATCTTCCAATATGTGGGAGTAGTGTAGCAAGGCAAGGTCGTGGGATGATTAGCATCCCGTAGCCATGGATTTTCCTTGTTCCTCTCTCGTAAATCTTCATTTCCTAGCTTAAGCTTGTGTTTGGGGTActtttatgtatcaaaacttagaggtgttaacttctttgatcaTATGCAAGCAAGGGTTAGACTACTTGCCACatatgatgcttggagctatgtccctccaAGTGTTTGTCAAAATGTCTGAAAAAATTCTAACCAGGTTTAGCACTTTAGCTAAGAGGAGAGGATAAGTTATATCTTTGTGTTATGGGTGTTGACTATCCCTTGACCTAGCCTTTAGTTTTAATCTCCATTTAAAAAGCcatagttaggttaagtagccattTACCAAATctctcagttggccgtctcaacgccgaacTTGGTTAGTGGTCCTAACGTTAAATTCTCTACGCAAGCTAATTTCCAAAcgagttatggatgcgctccatgtggattcgaccccggacttccgggtattacgctttcaaccgacctagccctacgcttggggtattcttattacAATACACCTCAAGGTCGCAAGCAACACCGTTGGTTTTTTTGCTAAGATCCACAACCATTACCATCCAACAACCTCTATTAATGGAACTCCCAACCACCACCCACTTGTTTCTTGACGAGAGAAGGCTATTATGGGCTCCAATGGAGCCTATAAATACTCCTGCAATCTCAGCATCGAGTACAGGGCAAAATCTGCAAGAGTGTAGAGCAGTCTGGGCTCCTCCCGTGAGGCTTCGGCAAGAGATGGAAGGTAGTGTGAGGTGAGGGCAGCAGAGAGAAGGCAGGAGCGAGTGTGTGACAAAGACACACAGTTAAGTTGAGTGATCAAATGGTTGGTACGGTACTCCCACGTAAAATCTTGTATTTTTCATACAGTGAAACACACTCTGATTCCCCCATGGATGTACCCAATTGGGGAACTACCTAAAAATCTTGCTTCTTTGTTTTGCATGTGGTTGATCTTGGGCACAACACGTACCCCACACCCTCGTGTATGGAAAAATTTGCATGTTCATGAAGATAAAGAGAATTCACTACGAAGATAATAATCAAAAGAGCAAAACAAATCAACACATCATCCAaagattctttttttgaaataacATGTTCAGCCAGTACGCCAGTACCACCCATTGAATGAGCCAAGCTCACTGGGGCGTCCTTTCGGAGTAACCCCTACTCATGTAGGGTAGTCCGCCACCACAGCCCCACCAAGGTGCAAGCTGTACAGATTGTCCCCAATACACAGCATCTGGTTCACGAGGATTGCTACACACAAGCGGGATTCAAACTCGCAACCGTGTGCTTGGGAGGGAATTTCACCCACACCACTTGCCATCTTGGCAACCCCCTCCGGTGGTATACCAGCATTCGCCTCTCCCCAATAAAACGAAACTAAGGAGACACTTGAAACATGTATGCATGTGTCTATAAACGAACGTATCATGAATATGCATCCACATCAAACAGAGCAACAGatatatattactccctccgtccctaacagattgtccggtccgcaaaagaaccaaaaaatatTGCTCACGAAAAGTTCAAACTTCTTCCGATAACATAAAGGAACTCATTGAGATCTCCTATCTAACGACAAAAAGATAGAATTTTTTCCGACCAtgatgcattatttttaagttttcattttgcGGATTGGACAATCTTTTTGAGATGGAGGTGGTACATACATCTCTACgtatggggagagagagagagagagagagagagagagagagagagagagagacctgtttGACGGAATCAGCGATCTCGGGACCGATGCCATCGCCGGGGAAGAGAGTGGCCCGGATCAGATCGGAGCCGGAAGCGGTGGAGAAGAAGCTCCGATCCAAAACCCTAGGTGGAACAAGGGTGGTTGCAGAGAAGAAGTCGTTCGCTCGTCGGCTTCGGAGGACTCGTCTCGCGATATGGGCAGCCATAGTAGAACGATTTTTGCTGACCCTGTAGTGTTTTTTTAATCTTCACGACGCCGACCACAGCGACCAATTTTATACCTTTTGTGGAAAGTTTTCAAACAGAAAGTTCCACGGCGGAGCCAGTAGTTAGAGACGATCACGGCCAATCGAAACGCGCCGCGCGACTGACCAATCAgcaaaattacattattttttttgcctttttttgcCAATCGAAATCGAcccgagttttagaacatttATATTCGCTCGTTAGGGTTTTAACAAACTCAGCTCGAGAGCTCAAGCCCAATAAAAATTTAGCGAGTTGAGCTTCTTTGGGTTTGAGTCAAACTCGAAATTATTCATTAGCTTTAATAAGCTAAAAAAATcatatacttcctccgtcttgTCATTTACGaaaaatcatgcattttaagaagttaaaatttttattctaaattttcaaaattaacctTAAAAATCGTGAAGTTAATTATATGTATGAAAAtcgtttatatttttcaatatgaatctcaaaaaatatgtaatatgaatcttgtttgatagatttcaattagttttaccatacaaagtttttcaaaattatgaaaaatattataaattaaatgaTATTGTCAATCTAAAAATGACacgaatataaaaaaaactgtCAAATCAATGTGTACTTTTTAGGGGGCAAAATTgaaagtttggaatgttttgaTGGTTATTTTTAGAAAGTTGATacttattttgggacatcccaaaataaaaatatggacacttaaaattgggacggagggaatatttatattttcatatAAGTCTAGCACTATACAAGAGTATCTACGTCTACATAATAAGGAAgggagaacggtttttgaatcttatctctctataaatcccaaccattgatttgctctaTAAATTCTACGGCTCTCAAAGagagaacggtttttgaatcttatctctctataaatcccAACTATTGATTTGCTCTATAAATTctacggctctccctctccctctctcaaacaaaagtaattgcacaattgccactaattagatctcacattcaaaattcatctctctctctctctctttctagctCTCTGCTCCCAAAACCGACGCCGAACACCATTTGAGGACGAACACCCCTCTAGATCAATTTTGGTCATGAATCCAATCAAtgactcctcctcctctctctatcATTTCAATCACGAAGTGAATCTCTCTcaggcgctctctctctctctctctctctctctctctctcatacacacacactcccAATGGCAGTCGATTCAAAACCAGATTGACTCCATTTTTTCTCAGTTTAAATGGCTATTTCAATTGCGAAACTCCCACCCATTGTCCAATCTGTAACAAGATTGTCTACCTTTGGTCGAGGTTTGATTTTGCAATAATTTCCCCCTCCCCCAacccaaaataataataataataataataataataataaccaaacattccatattatctgtgtgtgtgtgtgctattttgaaattttgaatgacCTCTCGGTGTTACATGATCAGGTTGATACTTTGTTCACGGTTACAGTGTTGATTTGCATGTGTGTTGATTGTTCGATCCGCGTCTTCGGACACGAGCATGCACTTAAAAAACTCTGTTTGAACCTAAGTTAGAAAATATATTCCTGTATAAATCAATTTCGTTGGCGGGgggtggtcaatagtttcgtaattcattttagttgtgttcaaaatAAACCCTAATAAACATATACTAACAGAGAAAATATTCTCTCCGGATGAGCCGAACTACCCTAATAAACCCTAGTAAAAATTTTAGTACGAACATTAAAAATTCATCTCTAATGACCTACCCATTTTTTGTACTCATTGTGTGTTTTGCTATTTTCTCACTCAaatgggaattgatattcacactccttttttgttatccatactttttttttgtcttttagcaaaaaaaatacattttcaacactaaaaaataaaaaaatggaccgtggataacaaaaaaaagagtttgaatatcaattccctattCAAATTTGGGGAGACCCAAATCCTTTACCTTTTTTCTCAACACTTCTTTCTATTTCTTAATATTTACAAATGTGTCATTTTGATTTAAATTTTGGAAGGGAAGCCCAAAAAATGTTAGATTtgggtataaaaaaaaaggaggtgtGCATTGGAGAAAACATATACCCAAATAAAGCTTCTGGCTCAATTTTTCACTCAAATTTGAGATAAAAATTGcctcaaggctggagatgctcttaacaaTTTTTGAGCTTATTGCACAGAAAATTTatattaattgaaattttttatccaCGGACAACatgaaatattttaagaaatggACTCTCAAGGGTAAGGATTTGGGTCTCCCCAAATTTGCGTAGGGAATTGTAttcactccatttttttctaTCCACActccttgttttgttttctagtattgaaagtgtatgtatttttttgctaaaagaccaaaaaaaatgtggataacaaaaaagggagtgtgaatatcaattctcaTTTGAGTCAGGAAAATAGGAAAACACACAATGAGTACAAAAATGGGTAGGCCATTAGAGATGAGTTTTTAATGTTCGTACTAAAATTTTTAGATTTGAGTGAAAAAATGGGTAAGAACTAGAGATACTATTAGAGCATAAGCTCAAAAAATGCACCAATGTTTCATCAGTTGTTACAAATGGGCGGTGAGGTAAGTGCTTACTagtctttctttttgttcaatTAGAATGTGTATTGATTGAGCTGGATTTGAATTAACTACAATTTTCCAAAGAATTGATGACGTGGCATATTTGTATTGGTTTTCCGGACAAAGGGGACAGTTCGGCTCATTCGGAGAGAATATTTTctctatatataaataagttCATAGATAAGTAAAATTATGAAACATATACATCTATAAGATTTTGTTTTAAGAAACGAAACAAATAGTCAATAACCAACATATGAAAGTTTATAGTGCTTATGAAAATTTATAAATGTACAAGctataaaa
Coding sequences:
- the LOC131324736 gene encoding 3-isopropylmalate dehydrogenase, chloroplastic-like, producing MAAHIARRVLRSRRANDFFSATTLVPPRVLDRSFFSTASGSDLIRATLFPGDGIGPEIADSVKQVFKAAEVPIEWDEHYVGNEIDPRTQSFLTWESLESVRKNKVGLKGPMATPIGKGHRSLNLTLRKELNLYANVRPCYSLPGYKTRYDDVDLITIRENTEGEYSGLEHQVVRGVVESLKIITRQASLRVAEYAFHYAKSHGRDRVSAIHKANIMQKTDGLFLKCCREVAEKYPEIKYEEVVIDNCCMMLVKNPALFDVLVMPNLYGDIISDLCAGLIGGLGLTPSCNIGEGGIALAEAVHGSAPDIAGKNLANPTALMLSAVTMLRHLELHDKADQIQNAILNTIAEGKYRTADLGGSSSTTDFTKAIIDHL